TGCCGCCGGTGTGAAAATCATGGAACGGGACCGTCCGGACCTCATGTATCTGTCCACCACGGATTATATCCAGCACAAGCACGCACCGGGCACGCCGGTCGCCAATGCCTTCTATATTATGATGGATAAATATCTGGGCCAGCTCGATGCCATGGGCTGCACCATCATCATCACGGCCGACCATGGCATGAATGCCAAACATAAGGCCGATGGTCAGCCGGATGTGATCTTCCTGCAGGATGTGCTGGATGAATGGTATGGCAAGAACCGCACGCGCGTGATCTGCCCGATCACAGACCCCTATGTGGTTCATCATGGTGCGCTTGGTTCCTATGTCACGGCCTATCTGCCGGAGGACCTGAGCCGGGATGAGGTTCTGGACCGTATCCGTGCCATGGATGGAATCGAAGTGGCGCTGACCCGCGAGGACGCCTGCAGCCGGTTCCAACTGCCACAGGATCGTGTCGGCGACATCGTGGTGGTGTCCAATCAGAATAAGGTGTTGGGCACCAGTGCGGACCGCCATGACCTGAGCCAGTTGAAGGAGCCTCTGCGCTCCCACGGCGGGATTTCCGAACAGAATGTGCCGCTGATGTCCAACAAGGTGACGGACCTGCCGGATGATGCCGCATTGCGTAATTTCGACGCCTTCTTTGTCGGGCTTAATCATACAAAAATCTAAGGATCAGGAGAGAAACGATGGTCGGGCATATTCGCCACGAAACCATGCGGATTGCGGGTAAGAAGGTCGACACCGAAGGTCGCATCGAAGTCCATTATCCCTACACCAATGAAGTGATCGGCACTGTGCCGCGCGGCACCGCGGAACACGCGCGTGAGGCCTTCGAGATTGCCGCCAATTACAAATCCACGCTGAGCCGCTATGAACGTCAGCAGATTTTGTTCCGGGTGGCTGAAATCCTGGAAAGCCGCAAGGACGAGATTTCCGATCTGATCACCCTGGAATCGGGGCTGTGCAAGAAGGATTCACTCTACGAAGTGGGGCGCGCCTATGACGTCTATACGCTCACGGCGCAGATGTGCATCCATGATGATGGGGAGATTTTCTCTTGCGATATCACGCCCCAGGGCAAGAAGCGCAAGATTTTCACCCAGCGTGAACCCTTGAAGGCGATTTCGGCCATCACACCGTTCAATCATCCGCTGAATATGATTAGCCACAAGATCGCGCCCGCGGTGGCAACCAACAACTGCATCGTCTGCAAGCCGACTGAAAAGACGCCGCTGACGGCGCTGTTGCTGGCGGATGTGCTTTATGAGGCTGGTCTGCCGCATGAGATGCTATCCGTAGTCACCGGCTTGCCGGAAGATCTGGGCGATGAGTTTATCACCAACCCGAATATCGAACTGGTGACCTTCACCGGTGGCGTGCCGGTCGGTAAATATATTGCAGAGCGTGCAGGCTACCGCCGGACGGTCCTGGAGCTGGGTGGCAACGCGCCGCTGATCGTCATGGAAGATGCCGATCTGGACAAGGCCGCCGAACTGGCCGTAGCCGGTGCGACCAAGAATTCCGGTCAGCGTTGTACGGCGGTCAAGCGTATCCTTGTGGTCGATAGTGTCGCCGACGAATTTTCCGCCCTTGTCGTGGAAAAGGCGAAGAAGTTGACGGCTGGCGATCCGATGGACCCGAACACCGATGTGGGAACCGTAATCGACGAACCTTCCGCCAAGATGTTTGAGCGTCGTGTGAATGATGCCGTCAAGGTGGGCGCAAAGCTGTTGCACGGTAACAACCGCGAAGGTGCGCTGTTCCCGCCGACAGTGGTGGATCATGTTCCTTTTGATTGCGAACTGGTGCGTGAGGAAACCTTCGGCCCGGCGATCCCGATCGTCCGCTGCCGTGACATTGACCACATCATCGAAGTGGCGAATTCAACCGCCTTTGGCCTGTCGTCCGGTGTGTGCACCGACAATATGAAATATATCCAGCGTTTTATTGCCGAACTGGTGACCGGTACGGTGAACGTCTGGGAGGTTCCAGGCTATCGCATTGAAATGTCGCCCTTTGGCGGGATCAAGGATTCCGGCCTGGGCTACAAGGAAGGTGTGATCGAGGCGATGAAGTCCTACACCAATGTGAAGACTTTCTCGCTGCCCTGGCAGCTTTAAGTCAGCTTCAGGGAAAAATGAAACCCCGCATCGGGGTGATGCGGGGTTTCTGCTGCATGTCGTAATAAGGTGCGTGTGAGGGAGCTGTATTACGACATCAGAGCTTTGAATTCTTCAGCGTTCAGCTGACCGTCTTTGTCAGCGTCTGCTGCGATGAATGCTTCTTCGGTAACGTCGGTGTTAACCGCGCTCAGTTCTTCGAAGGAAACCAGGCTGTCGGCGTTGGCGTCGACAACTTCGAAGGAAACGTCAGCAGCATAAGCAGATGCAGCGGACAGAACGATTGCAGCAACAGCGGCGATGTTGAAGGTCTTCATGACACTCTCCTAAATCTCAATAAAAGTAACCCTGGCATTGGAGGGCGGTTACCGTCTTGGCCCGTCCTTCCGATGACTTGGACTATCGAGTTCAATTGCGGCTGAAAATGTCATGCTTTATGGCTACCCCAAGGCGAAATGGGGCAAAGTTAAGGCATACTATAATACCGTGATTTTACTGTGACACCAAGAAATCAATTGTGACAATTTTGTGCCGCATCTGGAAGTGCGGAAAGACAGGATTGTCACAGGGGCAGTGAGGGTGGTCCGAAGCCCCCGGAGCAAATTGCACCCCATCGTTCCGTAAAGTAGTATTTTCTGATATCATCGGCGTCGATATTGAACGCTGATTTTGGGGGAATTCGGGCAATATTGGTTGATGATGAGGGAGGCCAATATGCGAGTTTGTCTCACGGTAATCGCACTGTTGTTTGCTTTAAGCACCGCCTATGCCGGGTTTTTTGATAATGTGGTCAACCAGGCTGAGCAGGCCACCGGTAAAATCATAGAAGACACCGTGGACTCGGTTATCAACGGTGACAAACAGAAAGCAGATGAGCAAGCGCAGCCGGTTGAGGACAGCCAGCCCACCCCTGCGAACCAGCCTCCACCCCCCGTAAACGACAGGCAATTGGTCAGGGACATACAGACCGAACTTAACAATCATGGCTATAATGCCGGTAAGCCTGACGGACTGTATGGTCCGGGAACGCGAAAAGCGATTGCCGCCTACCAAAGAGACAAGGGACTGGCGGTTGACGGTCAGCCCAGTTCTGCCCTGCTGACAAGCCTGCGGCAGACGCCAAAAACGGAAGTTGTCAGCAAGCCGACACCGGCGCCAGCGGTTGCTGAAGAAGCGAAGCAGAGTGACAATTTGCCAGCCCCCATACCCGTCTCGGCGGCGACGCCCGATGCGTTCACGTTACCCGGCTGCGATGCTATGCAACCTTGGGTTGCAAGTTACAAACGTGGCGAGATGGTGCAGGTGACGCCCCGGGTCGAGGTAGCCTCTCTGCTTCGCCCTGACCTTACCACACCGCTGTTCGGCCTGCCGGCGGAACGCTGGACACATGACCAGTTCTCCTCCGTTTACAAGAAGATGATAGACTGCCGTAACGAAGCCGGAAAAAAGGACAAAACAGCCTTTAACCAGTTTCATCAGGCGGCAAGAGGGGTCAGTAAAGGCGCCAGTGCGATGACGAGGGTTGATCGCTTCCGCAACCGTGCGGCGAAGACGGTGGACAAAATCCTGGATCACCCGGCCTCGCCGGAGTTGCCCAAACTTGTTGATGCCGCCCAGACCGCGCTGCGGGGAGAGGACCCGAGCGAGGCTCTCGCCGTTGATCCGAAACTTGCCTATGTGGCCGGTGACGTGAAGAATTTGCAAAGCTATTGCGATTACCTGACTGACGAGGACCGCGATGCTCTGATTGCCCGCCTTGAGGCCGGTAAGGGGGATGTGATCGCCGCAAGTGCGGCGATCGAGAAGGAGTTGGCTGATGCACGCAAGGCGGTTGCCGAAGCGCCTGCGACACCCGGCGGATTGCAAAGCCTTCAGCAACTGTCCCAGGCACCGGTCCTTGATAAGATCGGCATGGACGAGGCCGCAGCCTTCCGCGAGGAGGTAGCACAGCGCCAACGGGAAATTCGTGCCGAACTTAGCCGCCAGGAGGCAGAGGCCCGGGCGCAAGCGCAGGCAGAGGCAAAACGCCCGATTGATCTGGGGCAGAGGCTTGCCCAACTGATCCGTGGTGAGGATCTGGATGAACTAAGCATCGGTGGTCTCGCCTTGGAAATGCCTGAACAGCAGGCTGTTTCAACCTTGGAACGCGACTGGAAGTTCGAATACAAAGGCGGCCTGAGCATCAATAATGATTTTGTTGCGACAAAGCCGATATTTCCCCTGCTCAAGAAAGAAAGGCGTAACGGTGGCAAGGTTCACTTAGGCATCATGGATGATGGCACACTGGGGCAGGTCCATTATGTCGAATACTACAAGGCAATGATCGTCAGTACGACACCACAGGCCTGGCTGACCAAATATCTTGGGGAGCCCGACAAGGTGAGCGGTGCCAATGGTGGTCGGTTGCTGACCTGGAATCAGGGCGATTTGCATTTCCAGGTGCTGGCGACGAACCAGATCGAAACGGTCTGGCGGTTTGCCGACTACGAAGGGCAACTCACGATTGCCTTGTGGAGCGACGACTATGAGGAGCATCTGGCCGACGTGGGGAAACGTTGCGACAAGCTGCTCGAGGAAAAACGCGGCAAGGGAACGATGAGTGAATCGATTTGGTTCGGTCTGAACTGCGGCCTGGCCGGCGGGGCCAAGGACCACGCCGGGCTATAGAGCCGCTTAGTCTTTGGCCGGTGGTGTGGTCTGTGGTCCCTCAGACCTCCTTAATCAGGTCAGCGGCTTTCTTAGAATGTTGCTGTTGAAGCTCTGTCAGGTCCAGTCCCGGAATCTCGCCGTCGATGACCCGCCATTGGCCGCCAACCATAACGCGGTCTGCGCGATGTGCCCCGCAAAGAAGCAGGGCTGCCAGCGGGTCGCCCGCCCCGGAAAAGCGTAACTCGTCCAGTTTGAACATCGCCAGGTCCGCCTGTTTGCCAGCCTGGATTGTCCCGATATCGTCCCGGCCCAGGCAGCGGGCAGAGCCTTTGGTCGCCCAGCGTAGCGCGTCCCAGTGGGTTACTCTGGATGCACCATATTTCAGCCGTCCAATCATCAATGCCTGACGTATTTCCTGTATCAGATTTGAGCCATCGTTGGAGGCGGAACCATCCACGCCCAGTCCGACCGGCGCACCGGCGGCTTCCAGGTCCAATGTTGCTGCAATGCCGGAGGCAAGCACCATATTCGACGAGGGACAATGGCAGATGCCAACCCCCGCACGGCCCAGCCGCGCGATTTCCTGTTCGGTGAAATAGATACCATGGGCCAGCCAGACATCTCCTGCCATCCAGTCGACGCTTTCCAGATAATCCACCGGCCGCATGCCAAAGACCTGCTGGCAGAATTCATTCTCGTCTTCTGTTTCCGAAAGATGGGTATGCAGGCGAACACCCTTGGAACGCGCAAGGTCCGCCGAGGCGCGCATGAGGTCCGGTGTGACGGAAAAGGGAGAGCAGGGGGCGAGTGCGATCTGCACCATCGCGCCTTCGCGTGCGTCGTGATAGCGGTCAATCAGGCGGAGGCTGTCGGTCAGGATCGTGTCATCATCCTGCACGGTTGATTGCGGTGGCAGGCCACCATCCTCTTCGCCCAGGCTCATGGAACCACGGGTGAGGGTCACGCGCAGGCCCAGCCTGGCAGCCTCCTCTACCTGAATATCAATGCCGTTGGTGAGGCTGGCCGGGAACAGATAGTGATGGTCACTCGCCGAGGTACAGCCTGACAGCAATAGTTCCGCCATGGCAACGCGGCTCGCCAGTGCCATATGTTCCGGCGTCAACCCGGCCCAGATCGGGTAGAGCGCCTTCAGCCAGGGGAACAGTTCCTTGTTCAGGGCAGGCGGGCAGGCCCGTGTCAGCGTCTGGTAAAAATGATGATGAGTGTTGATAAGGCCGGGCAAAACCACATGCTCGCTGGCATCCACTACGTCCATGCCGCCGGAATAGACCGGTTGTTTTCCGCGGCGGACTGTTTCCACAATGCGGTCGTCCTTCACGACGATGCCGCCTTCCGCATTGTCCGCCAGTATTGCCAGCGGGTTTTTGATCCAGAGTGCCTGCGTCATACTTAAAATCCTCATCTTTCGACGGAATTCAATATAGCGGCGGAATGTGTTGCGGAATATTGCTTACATTTGTACAGGCTGTTGCAGAAAATCGAACAGGCGTTGTTCAACGCGCCTGAGGTCACGGCCAATGCGGGGGGCCAGTATTTCTTCCACATGACTGTGATCGCGGTGGGCATTGACGCAAAGCCTCAGATGCTCCGTCAACTGGATGTTACTCTCGATCGGGTGAAAGCACAGGAGATTCCGTGTCACCTCGTCGTAGACGTCCAGGGCAGTAAGAAAGGTGATACCTGTGCCGTTTCGCGCGAGTGTCTTCAGGCTTTCGATGGAGTTGGCGACAATGGCCGGGTGTAAGCGGATTCCAGCGGTAGCCGCGACATGTTCCAATGTCTGAAACAGGCCGAAGCTTTTTTCCGGCAACAGCAGGTCCTGCTTGAGGCAGTCGGACAGCGGCGGGAGCCGGTCGGCGGTGGCAAGGGCATGACTGGGTGAAAATACCAGACCGACAGGAATGTGATAGTCGGCGATGGTCCGGAACTCGGGGAATTCCGGCAGGTCAAAACCCAATGCCAGATCGATCGTTCCTGCCAACAGCTTTTCCGTCAGGACTGAATTGCGTTCAATGTGAACGTCGATCGAAAGCCCGGGAAAATCACGCCGAAGCTCTGTCAGGATTTCCGGCAGAAATTCCCGGCCAAAGCATTCCACGACACCGATGGAAATATGGCCCTGTTTCAGGCCCTTGAGGCTGTCGATGTCGTTTGCGAGCCGGGCAAATCGTTGTTCTGCGGTCTGCAACTCCGCGACGAGCAGCTTGCCTGCATCTGTCAGCCGCATCCCCGTCGGGACGCGGTCGAACAAGGGCGTGTTCAAATGCCATTCCAACTGTTTGAGATGGCGATTGACGGAAGACGCCGACAGGTTGAGCCGGCCCGCGGCCTTGCGGATCGACCCTGCCTCGGCAATGGCGAGGAAACAGCGGGCTGCCTGTGTCATAAGTTGCATGCCCGCCAGCTTCATACGCGATCTGTTTTCGCGCAAGAAAAATCAGTCGGCCCGGCGGGCAAGTGGCTGTATTGCCGCCTTATTTGAAACGGTCGGGATAGTCCGTGAAAACGGATTCAACGCCCCATTCGAACAGTTCGGCGGCACGTTCGGGATCGTTTACCGTGAAGACGCGCACGGGATATCCGGCGTTGGTGAAGGCCGTGCACTGGCGATGCGTCAGGTTCTCCTGGTCACAGTGGACTGCGGTTGCCTTCAATGCGCCCAGACGGTCCTGCCAGTCATCGGGAACGTCTTCGAACAACAAGGCGTGTTCCACTTCCGGAATAACCGCGATTGATGCCTGCAGGGCTTCTTCGGAGAAGCTGGACACAACCGGCGGCGGCAGGATCTTGGGCCAATGTTTCAGAATCTGCTCTGCAACCAGTTTGCCGGTCTCCACATCCTGGCCCTTGGCCGGTTTGACCTCGACATTGGCGCCGACGCCCAAGGCCGCCAGCAGGGAAATGGTTTCCTGGAAGGTCGGAAGCTTCTCGCCGTCGAACTCCGCGCCGAACCATTTGCCGACTTCCAGTGCCTTGATTGCAAAAAGCGGTGTTTCGCTGACAAGGCGTTCGACACCGGCGGTGCGCGCCATGCTGTCGTCGTGATGGATGACCACTTCCTTGTCGGCTGTGAGCGTGCAGTCGAATTCAACACATTTCGCACCCAACTGGGCCGCTTTGGCAAAAGCCGCCAGGGTGTTTTCCGGCGCGTAACCGCTTGCGCCGCGGTGTGCAATGATTTTGGGAAGTGCCATGACGAACCTGTCCGGTATTACAAAGTCAACTCTCAAGTATTCCTGGGCGGTTTTGTAAGGCTTTTGCCTGTTGACCGCAAACTGAAAAAAGCCCCGGAGCAGGTACTCCGGGGCTTTTCTTCGCTTGGTATCAGCGTCGGCGCCATGCGTCCGACTTTTTCTGAATGCCGCGTGTCAGGATCGCATGCAGGATGCGCGCGCCCAGACAGGTATAGGCAATCATCATGGCCATGGCTGCCGCCGGTGCGATGTCACCTGCATCGTCCATGTTCAACACGGCGATGGACGCCAATGCCGTATCTGTCGAATACAGGAAGACCACGGCAGAGACCGTCGTCATGGCATTCATGAACAGATACATGCTGATGTCGAGCATCGCCGGGGCACAGACCGGAACCGTCACCCGCCAGAAGGTCTTGTAGAATGGCGTCTTCAGGCTGGCCGATACGGCCTCGAACTCCCGGTCCATCTGTTGCAGGGCTGTGACTGCCGTCAGGTGGCTGACGGTGTAGAAGTGCGTGATGGTCACGACCACCAGGATTGCCATGGTCGCATAGATGAAGTTCAGCGGGTTGTCCGGGTGGTTGAAGAAGAAGATATAGGACAGACCCAGAACCATGCCCGGTACAGCCAGCGGCACGATTGCCAGCGCCTGCAGGGTTGCGCGACCCCGCTGGAAACCCCGGCCCTTTTCCACCAGATAGGCCCCGAAGAAGATGATGATGGTGCCGAAGAAGGCGGAATAGAGCGCCAGTTTGATGGAGTTGAAGAAGGCATCCCAGCCGCCCCCGTCCATCAGGTCGAAGTTGTAGTTGTTCAGCGACAATTCCAGATTATACGGCCAGAATTTGATGAGGGCCGCATATTGGGCCATGCCGATCATGCCG
The Aestuariispira ectoiniformans genome window above contains:
- the phnA gene encoding phosphonoacetate hydrolase, which produces MMIEVNGRQYAKPENPVVVVCVDGSEPGYIEEAVKTGDAPFFAKVIEGGTNRLAKCVVPSFTNPNNLSIVTGRPPEVHGICGNFFYDTESDSEIMMNDPSLLRVPTIFKAFQDAGAKVAVITAKDKLRRLLGNGLTMKKAEACSFSSEKSDQCTLDEHGIEGVNALVGMDVPSVYSAELSEFVFAAGVKIMERDRPDLMYLSTTDYIQHKHAPGTPVANAFYIMMDKYLGQLDAMGCTIIITADHGMNAKHKADGQPDVIFLQDVLDEWYGKNRTRVICPITDPYVVHHGALGSYVTAYLPEDLSRDEVLDRIRAMDGIEVALTREDACSRFQLPQDRVGDIVVVSNQNKVLGTSADRHDLSQLKEPLRSHGGISEQNVPLMSNKVTDLPDDAALRNFDAFFVGLNHTKI
- the phnY gene encoding phosphonoacetaldehyde dehydrogenase, producing the protein MVGHIRHETMRIAGKKVDTEGRIEVHYPYTNEVIGTVPRGTAEHAREAFEIAANYKSTLSRYERQQILFRVAEILESRKDEISDLITLESGLCKKDSLYEVGRAYDVYTLTAQMCIHDDGEIFSCDITPQGKKRKIFTQREPLKAISAITPFNHPLNMISHKIAPAVATNNCIVCKPTEKTPLTALLLADVLYEAGLPHEMLSVVTGLPEDLGDEFITNPNIELVTFTGGVPVGKYIAERAGYRRTVLELGGNAPLIVMEDADLDKAAELAVAGATKNSGQRCTAVKRILVVDSVADEFSALVVEKAKKLTAGDPMDPNTDVGTVIDEPSAKMFERRVNDAVKVGAKLLHGNNREGALFPPTVVDHVPFDCELVREETFGPAIPIVRCRDIDHIIEVANSTAFGLSSGVCTDNMKYIQRFIAELVTGTVNVWEVPGYRIEMSPFGGIKDSGLGYKEGVIEAMKSYTNVKTFSLPWQL
- a CDS encoding peptidoglycan-binding domain-containing protein, with protein sequence MRVCLTVIALLFALSTAYAGFFDNVVNQAEQATGKIIEDTVDSVINGDKQKADEQAQPVEDSQPTPANQPPPPVNDRQLVRDIQTELNNHGYNAGKPDGLYGPGTRKAIAAYQRDKGLAVDGQPSSALLTSLRQTPKTEVVSKPTPAPAVAEEAKQSDNLPAPIPVSAATPDAFTLPGCDAMQPWVASYKRGEMVQVTPRVEVASLLRPDLTTPLFGLPAERWTHDQFSSVYKKMIDCRNEAGKKDKTAFNQFHQAARGVSKGASAMTRVDRFRNRAAKTVDKILDHPASPELPKLVDAAQTALRGEDPSEALAVDPKLAYVAGDVKNLQSYCDYLTDEDRDALIARLEAGKGDVIAASAAIEKELADARKAVAEAPATPGGLQSLQQLSQAPVLDKIGMDEAAAFREEVAQRQREIRAELSRQEAEARAQAQAEAKRPIDLGQRLAQLIRGEDLDELSIGGLALEMPEQQAVSTLERDWKFEYKGGLSINNDFVATKPIFPLLKKERRNGGKVHLGIMDDGTLGQVHYVEYYKAMIVSTTPQAWLTKYLGEPDKVSGANGGRLLTWNQGDLHFQVLATNQIETVWRFADYEGQLTIALWSDDYEEHLADVGKRCDKLLEEKRGKGTMSESIWFGLNCGLAGGAKDHAGL
- a CDS encoding 8-oxoguanine deaminase: MTQALWIKNPLAILADNAEGGIVVKDDRIVETVRRGKQPVYSGGMDVVDASEHVVLPGLINTHHHFYQTLTRACPPALNKELFPWLKALYPIWAGLTPEHMALASRVAMAELLLSGCTSASDHHYLFPASLTNGIDIQVEEAARLGLRVTLTRGSMSLGEEDGGLPPQSTVQDDDTILTDSLRLIDRYHDAREGAMVQIALAPCSPFSVTPDLMRASADLARSKGVRLHTHLSETEDENEFCQQVFGMRPVDYLESVDWMAGDVWLAHGIYFTEQEIARLGRAGVGICHCPSSNMVLASGIAATLDLEAAGAPVGLGVDGSASNDGSNLIQEIRQALMIGRLKYGASRVTHWDALRWATKGSARCLGRDDIGTIQAGKQADLAMFKLDELRFSGAGDPLAALLLCGAHRADRVMVGGQWRVIDGEIPGLDLTELQQQHSKKAADLIKEV
- a CDS encoding LysR family transcriptional regulator, with protein sequence MTQAARCFLAIAEAGSIRKAAGRLNLSASSVNRHLKQLEWHLNTPLFDRVPTGMRLTDAGKLLVAELQTAEQRFARLANDIDSLKGLKQGHISIGVVECFGREFLPEILTELRRDFPGLSIDVHIERNSVLTEKLLAGTIDLALGFDLPEFPEFRTIADYHIPVGLVFSPSHALATADRLPPLSDCLKQDLLLPEKSFGLFQTLEHVAATAGIRLHPAIVANSIESLKTLARNGTGITFLTALDVYDEVTRNLLCFHPIESNIQLTEHLRLCVNAHRDHSHVEEILAPRIGRDLRRVEQRLFDFLQQPVQM
- a CDS encoding glycerophosphodiester phosphodiesterase family protein; protein product: MALPKIIAHRGASGYAPENTLAAFAKAAQLGAKCVEFDCTLTADKEVVIHHDDSMARTAGVERLVSETPLFAIKALEVGKWFGAEFDGEKLPTFQETISLLAALGVGANVEVKPAKGQDVETGKLVAEQILKHWPKILPPPVVSSFSEEALQASIAVIPEVEHALLFEDVPDDWQDRLGALKATAVHCDQENLTHRQCTAFTNAGYPVRVFTVNDPERAAELFEWGVESVFTDYPDRFK